A genomic stretch from Kribbella amoyensis includes:
- a CDS encoding MFS transporter: MSKVRWKAVRPLRHRDYRLLWIGLAVALLGSGLWLVALAWQVIELGGGPVQLSVVTTAYSIGLVVCVLFGGIAADRLSQRTVIVAADTVRGAVLLVVAALALTGWLEIWHLAAGAVIIGAGEAFLIPAYTALVPRLLPADELLAANGLEGTLRPLAQQATGPALGGVAIAALSPGVAILVAALTYLFSAACVLAMHVRPEPAAPAKADDDAPTGVRSMIADLREGWTYVRQTRWLLASLLFGTIFVLLILGPLEVLLPFAVRDQLGGDAREFGLILAAFGIGGAAGALLISSRKLPRRYLTVMTLMWGIGSAPFVLLGIAEDLWLMAAGAAVVGATGSAAMVIWGTLLQRRVPDHLRGRISSLDFFVSLLLMPVSMALAGPAGSLFGVTAVFAVAGIGPVIVCLFVVWLGRMPSDEIAHPLDQDEGATNLISAEA, from the coding sequence GTGAGCAAGGTTCGCTGGAAGGCCGTCCGGCCGCTGCGGCACCGGGACTACCGGCTGCTGTGGATCGGGCTCGCGGTGGCCCTGCTCGGCAGCGGACTCTGGCTGGTCGCGCTGGCCTGGCAGGTGATCGAGCTCGGCGGCGGCCCGGTCCAGCTGTCGGTCGTCACCACCGCGTACTCGATCGGCCTGGTCGTCTGCGTCCTGTTCGGCGGGATCGCCGCGGACAGGTTGTCCCAGCGCACGGTCATCGTCGCGGCCGACACCGTCCGCGGGGCGGTCCTGCTGGTCGTCGCCGCGCTGGCGTTGACCGGCTGGCTGGAGATCTGGCACCTCGCGGCCGGCGCGGTGATCATCGGCGCGGGCGAGGCGTTCCTGATCCCGGCGTACACCGCGTTGGTCCCGCGGCTGCTGCCCGCCGACGAGCTGCTCGCGGCCAACGGTCTCGAAGGGACCCTGCGGCCGTTGGCGCAGCAGGCGACCGGACCGGCGCTCGGCGGGGTCGCGATCGCCGCGTTGTCACCCGGGGTCGCGATCCTGGTGGCCGCGTTGACGTACCTGTTCTCGGCCGCCTGCGTGCTCGCGATGCACGTACGGCCCGAGCCCGCCGCACCCGCGAAGGCCGACGACGACGCGCCGACCGGGGTGCGCTCGATGATCGCCGATCTGCGTGAGGGCTGGACGTATGTCCGGCAGACGCGCTGGCTGCTGGCGTCCCTGCTGTTCGGGACGATCTTCGTGCTGCTCATCCTCGGACCGCTGGAAGTCCTGCTGCCGTTCGCGGTTCGGGACCAGCTCGGCGGCGACGCTCGTGAGTTCGGGCTGATCCTGGCCGCGTTCGGGATCGGCGGGGCGGCCGGTGCGTTGCTGATCTCGTCGCGGAAGCTGCCCCGGCGGTACCTCACGGTGATGACGCTGATGTGGGGCATCGGGTCCGCGCCGTTCGTGCTGCTCGGGATCGCCGAGGACCTGTGGCTGATGGCGGCCGGCGCGGCTGTGGTCGGGGCGACCGGCTCGGCGGCGATGGTGATCTGGGGGACGCTGCTGCAGCGCCGGGTGCCCGATCACCTGCGCGGCCGGATCTCCAGCCTGGACTTCTTCGTCTCGCTGCTGCTGATGCCGGTGTCGATGGCGCTGGCCGGACCGGCCGGGTCGTTGTTCGGCGTGACCGCGGTGTTCGCCGTCGCCGGGATCGGCCCGGTCATCGTCTGCCTCTTCGTCGTCTGGCTCGGCCGGATGCCGTCCGACGAGATCGCGCACCCGCTCGATCAGGACGAGGGCGCGACGAACCTGATCAGCGCGGAGGCCTGA
- a CDS encoding ornithine cyclodeaminase family protein — protein sequence MTLLLTRSDILGLLDVRSVLRVLRAGFTATSALEPLRVRTDLPGPGTATALLPGVIPGIPGYTVKVNAKFPGATPALRGVVCLHDENDGSLLALLDSATLTAWRTGLAAALATDVLAPAGARTVGVIGAGAQSAMVVRGLTALRGLDRLVVHDLDPSRAREFLATQGVSGASADHPGEVAARAEIVVLATWSRSPLVSAADVRPGRHFTTLGADEPGKVELDADLLTGARVFVDDPRLVVEMGALGNVGLGADVVAGTLGEVLTEAVPGRRSPSEVTVYAPVGLPWQDLALAWPVYQAAVATGTGRQIDFLA from the coding sequence ATGACGCTGCTGCTGACCCGGTCGGACATCCTCGGCCTGCTCGACGTCCGGTCCGTCCTGCGCGTCCTCCGGGCCGGATTCACGGCTACATCGGCTCTTGAGCCACTCCGAGTGCGAACCGATCTCCCTGGCCCCGGTACCGCGACCGCGTTGCTGCCCGGGGTGATTCCGGGGATCCCCGGCTACACCGTGAAGGTGAACGCGAAGTTCCCCGGCGCGACCCCGGCGCTGCGAGGCGTGGTGTGCCTGCACGACGAGAACGACGGATCGTTGCTGGCGCTGCTCGACTCGGCCACGCTCACGGCCTGGCGTACCGGGCTCGCGGCCGCGCTGGCCACCGACGTCCTCGCCCCGGCCGGCGCCCGTACCGTCGGCGTGATCGGGGCCGGGGCGCAGTCGGCGATGGTGGTCCGCGGGTTGACGGCGTTACGGGGCCTGGATCGCCTGGTCGTCCACGATCTCGATCCGTCCCGGGCTCGCGAGTTCCTTGCCACCCAAGGGGTTTCTGGCGCCTCGGCCGATCATCCTGGCGAGGTGGCTGCGCGGGCGGAGATCGTGGTGCTGGCGACGTGGTCGCGGTCGCCGTTGGTGTCCGCGGCCGACGTACGCCCTGGCCGGCACTTCACCACGCTCGGGGCGGACGAGCCGGGGAAGGTGGAGCTCGACGCGGACCTGCTGACCGGCGCGCGGGTCTTCGTCGACGATCCCCGGCTCGTCGTGGAGATGGGTGCCCTGGGCAACGTCGGCCTGGGGGCGGACGTGGTCGCCGGGACGCTCGGCGAGGTCCTCACCGAGGCGGTACCGGGCCGCCGCTCGCCGAGCGAGGTGACCGTGTACGCACCGGTCGGGCTGCCCTGGCAGGACCTCGCCCTCGCCTGGCCGGTCTACCAGGCGGCCGTTGCCACCGGCACGGGCCGGCAGATCGACTTCCTCGCCTGA
- a CDS encoding thiamine pyrophosphate-dependent enzyme, with protein sequence MSQVDERFAERVRRLTPTPCEYPAELLRQLFDAQLGSRHADLAARRLQSQGHGYYTIGSSGHEGNVAVAAAVQPTDPALLHYRSGAFYLARAAAHGDKNGLRDILLGVAAATSEPIAGGRHKVFGRHDLAVIPQTSTIASHLPRAMGVAFSIARAAKLGVPSPWPADAIVVTSFGDASANHSTATGAINAALHASYQGLPMPLLLVCEDNGIGISVRTPDGWIKQSWGQRPGLRYFDADGTDLAAALELATEAATFVRRNRRPAFLRLRTVRLMGHAGSDVEAAYRSPAEVVADEELDPLLGTARLLLAAGCTADEIVGLYEDKRAEVLEIAQDVAGLPQLSSAEEVAAPLRLTAVDETTLPARSADPGDPLTVSQSINRALADVLTAYPESMVFGEDVGRKGGVYGVTRGLQKAFGPARVFDTLLDEQSILGLGLGAGVSGLLPLPEIQYLAYLHNAEDQLRGEAASLKFFSQGQYRNPMVLRIAGYGYQKGFGGHFHNDDAIGVLRDIPGLVIASPSRPDDAAAMLHTCAAAARSDGAVCVYLEPIALYHRRDLYEDGDDGWFTPYPAEHVPIGRGRTYGDGERLTLVTFGNGVLMSLRVAARLGGVRVLDLRWLAPLPVDDLLREATATGRVLVVDETRRSGGVSEGVLAALVDAGYAGRMARVTSEDSFVPLGAAAHQVLLGEHTIEAAARALLDS encoded by the coding sequence ATGAGCCAGGTCGACGAGCGGTTCGCCGAGCGGGTCCGGCGGCTGACGCCGACCCCGTGCGAGTACCCGGCCGAGCTGCTCCGGCAGCTGTTCGACGCCCAGCTCGGCAGTCGGCACGCGGATCTCGCGGCCCGCCGGCTGCAGTCCCAGGGCCACGGGTACTACACGATCGGCTCGTCCGGCCACGAGGGCAACGTCGCCGTCGCCGCCGCGGTCCAGCCGACGGACCCGGCCCTGCTGCACTACCGATCCGGCGCCTTCTACCTGGCCCGGGCCGCCGCGCACGGCGACAAGAACGGGCTGCGCGACATCCTGCTCGGCGTCGCCGCGGCGACCAGCGAGCCGATCGCGGGCGGCCGGCACAAGGTGTTCGGCCGGCACGACCTGGCCGTCATCCCGCAGACGTCGACGATCGCCTCGCACCTGCCCCGGGCGATGGGGGTGGCGTTCTCGATCGCTCGCGCGGCCAAGCTCGGAGTCCCGTCGCCGTGGCCCGCGGACGCGATCGTGGTGACCAGCTTCGGTGACGCCTCCGCGAACCACTCCACCGCGACCGGCGCGATCAACGCGGCCCTGCACGCCTCGTACCAGGGGTTGCCGATGCCGTTGTTGCTGGTCTGCGAGGACAACGGGATCGGGATCAGCGTGCGGACCCCGGACGGCTGGATCAAGCAGAGCTGGGGACAACGGCCGGGCCTGCGGTACTTCGATGCCGACGGCACCGATCTGGCGGCCGCGCTGGAGCTGGCGACCGAGGCCGCGACGTTCGTCCGGCGGAACCGGCGGCCCGCGTTCCTGCGGCTGCGGACGGTCCGGTTGATGGGTCACGCCGGGTCCGACGTCGAGGCCGCGTACCGTTCGCCGGCCGAGGTGGTCGCGGACGAGGAGCTGGACCCGTTGCTCGGGACCGCGCGATTGCTCCTGGCCGCGGGGTGTACGGCCGACGAGATCGTCGGGCTGTACGAGGACAAGCGGGCCGAGGTCCTGGAGATCGCGCAGGACGTCGCCGGTCTGCCGCAGCTCTCGTCGGCCGAAGAGGTGGCCGCGCCGTTGCGTCTCACCGCTGTCGACGAGACCACGTTGCCCGCTCGGTCCGCGGATCCCGGCGATCCGCTCACGGTGAGCCAGTCGATCAACCGTGCCCTCGCCGACGTGCTCACGGCGTACCCGGAGTCGATGGTGTTCGGCGAGGACGTCGGGCGCAAGGGCGGGGTGTACGGCGTGACGCGCGGGCTGCAGAAGGCGTTCGGGCCGGCCCGGGTGTTCGACACGTTGCTGGACGAGCAGTCGATCCTCGGACTCGGGCTGGGTGCAGGGGTCTCCGGGTTGCTGCCGCTGCCGGAGATCCAGTACCTCGCGTACCTGCACAACGCGGAGGACCAGCTCCGTGGCGAGGCGGCGTCGCTGAAGTTCTTCTCGCAGGGGCAGTACCGCAATCCGATGGTGCTGCGGATCGCCGGCTACGGGTACCAGAAAGGCTTCGGCGGCCACTTCCACAACGACGACGCGATCGGTGTGCTGCGGGACATCCCCGGTCTCGTCATCGCGTCGCCGTCCCGCCCGGACGACGCGGCCGCGATGCTCCACACCTGCGCCGCGGCCGCCCGCTCGGACGGCGCGGTCTGCGTCTACCTCGAACCGATCGCGCTCTACCACCGCCGCGATCTGTACGAGGACGGCGACGACGGCTGGTTCACGCCGTACCCGGCCGAGCACGTACCGATCGGACGCGGGCGCACGTACGGCGACGGGGAGCGGCTGACCCTGGTGACCTTCGGCAACGGCGTCCTGATGAGTCTGCGAGTGGCGGCCCGGCTCGGCGGGGTCCGGGTGCTCGACCTGCGCTGGCTGGCGCCGTTGCCGGTGGACGATCTGTTGCGCGAGGCAACGGCTACCGGACGGGTCCTGGTGGTCGACGAGACCCGGCGCTCCGGCGGGGTGTCCGAGGGCGTCCTGGCCGCGTTGGTGGACGCGGGCTACGCCGGCCGGATGGCGCGGGTGACCAGCGAGGACAGCTTCGTGCCCCTCGGCGCCGCAGCCCACCAGGTACTGCTCGGCGAACACACCATCGAGGCGGCTGCCCGCGCACTGCTCGACAGCTGA
- a CDS encoding NAD(P)/FAD-dependent oxidoreductase, translating into MAARLPARAEVVIVGGGVMGTSIAFHLAEAGVEGVVLLERDALGSGSTSKAAGGVRANFSDEVNIALGTRSLAAFADFGRRPGQEIDLHQVGYLFLLSTAEQVAGFEESTRRQNAAGGPTRMISVDEAIALAPLVSAAGLVGACFSPDAGHCSPESVVLGYAGAARRLGATLVTGCEVVGIDAVGNQIRSVRTSLGAIGTGTVICAAGAWSAGLGELAGVELPVTPLRRQIVVTAEVPGLPADLPMTIDSDSTFYFHREGPGLLIGMSDPLEQPGFHLDRTDAWLPRLTEAMERRAPSLLDVGLTSGWAGLYELTPDHNALIGAAEGVDRFLYATGFSGHGFLQGPAVGEVIRDLYLGRPPVVDVSPLDVRRFRAAGARTEYNVV; encoded by the coding sequence ATGGCGGCTCGGCTCCCGGCGCGTGCCGAGGTGGTGATCGTCGGCGGCGGGGTGATGGGGACGAGTATCGCGTTCCACCTGGCCGAAGCCGGCGTCGAGGGCGTCGTCCTGCTGGAGCGGGACGCGCTCGGTTCGGGCTCCACCTCGAAGGCGGCCGGTGGTGTCCGGGCCAACTTCTCCGACGAGGTGAACATCGCCCTCGGGACCCGCAGCCTCGCGGCGTTCGCGGACTTCGGCCGCCGGCCCGGCCAGGAGATCGACCTGCACCAGGTCGGGTACCTGTTCCTGTTGTCCACCGCCGAGCAGGTGGCCGGTTTCGAGGAGAGCACGCGGCGGCAGAACGCGGCCGGTGGACCGACCCGGATGATCTCCGTCGACGAGGCGATCGCGCTCGCCCCGCTGGTCTCGGCCGCCGGTCTGGTCGGCGCCTGCTTCTCGCCCGACGCGGGACACTGCTCACCGGAGTCCGTCGTCCTCGGGTACGCCGGGGCCGCCCGCCGCTTGGGCGCAACCTTGGTGACCGGGTGCGAGGTCGTCGGTATCGATGCTGTCGGCAACCAGATCCGTTCGGTCCGGACCAGCCTCGGCGCGATCGGGACCGGGACCGTGATCTGTGCGGCCGGGGCGTGGTCGGCCGGGCTCGGCGAACTGGCCGGGGTGGAGCTGCCGGTGACCCCGTTGCGCCGCCAGATCGTGGTCACGGCCGAGGTCCCGGGGTTGCCCGCGGACCTGCCGATGACGATCGACTCCGACAGCACCTTCTACTTCCACCGGGAGGGACCGGGGCTGCTGATCGGGATGTCGGACCCGCTGGAGCAGCCGGGATTCCACCTGGACCGGACGGACGCCTGGTTGCCGCGGTTGACCGAGGCGATGGAGCGTCGCGCCCCGAGTCTGCTCGACGTCGGCCTGACCAGCGGGTGGGCCGGGTTGTACGAGCTCACGCCGGACCACAACGCGCTGATCGGCGCGGCCGAAGGCGTGGACCGGTTCCTCTACGCGACCGGGTTCTCGGGGCACGGCTTCCTGCAGGGACCGGCCGTCGGCGAGGTGATCCGGGACCTGTACCTCGGGCGGCCACCGGTGGTCGACGTGAGCCCGCTGGATGTCCGCCGCTTCCGGGCCGCGGGTGCGCGCACCGAGTACAACGTGGTCTGA
- a CDS encoding GNAT family N-acetyltransferase: MPSIRPRTPADLPACVAALYDVHEGAGYPINWPADPGDWLTPLGAVGCWVVTVDDEPAGHVALTETGDRLLVERLFVDPSRTGGGLGRMLLDHCVTVAADRGSRAELEVADNCHAAIALYGRAGWTEAGRSAIEWGGTQASALIRFVAPSS, encoded by the coding sequence GTGCCGAGCATCAGACCGCGAACCCCCGCCGATCTTCCCGCCTGTGTGGCCGCCTTGTACGACGTGCACGAGGGCGCGGGGTACCCGATCAACTGGCCGGCCGATCCCGGCGACTGGCTGACCCCGCTCGGTGCCGTCGGGTGCTGGGTGGTCACCGTCGACGACGAGCCGGCCGGCCACGTCGCGCTCACCGAGACCGGCGATCGCCTGCTGGTCGAGCGGCTGTTCGTCGATCCGTCGCGCACCGGTGGCGGACTCGGGCGGATGCTGCTCGACCACTGCGTCACCGTCGCCGCCGACCGCGGGTCCCGGGCCGAGCTGGAGGTCGCCGACAACTGTCACGCGGCGATCGCGCTGTACGGCCGGGCCGGCTGGACCGAGGCCGGGCGCTCGGCGATCGAGTGGGGCGGTACTCAGGCCTCCGCGCTGATCAGGTTCGTCGCGCCCTCGTCCTGA
- a CDS encoding MarR family winged helix-turn-helix transcriptional regulator, giving the protein MATTKRMSRDQFEAWRAMYRADTLLFTHLDNTLRSAAKMTYFEHEVLRAIDQADGRIRMAPLAATLMISRSGATRLVGKLEDKDGWVVRTTSPEDRRATWAELTDAGRAALRTAEPVVDAVVATFFADHVPGEDLRRTSRILAGLADANPNDDGFDCGF; this is encoded by the coding sequence ATGGCGACCACGAAGCGGATGAGCCGTGACCAGTTCGAGGCGTGGCGGGCGATGTACCGCGCGGACACGCTGCTGTTCACCCACCTGGACAACACGCTGCGCAGTGCCGCCAAGATGACGTACTTCGAGCACGAGGTGCTGCGGGCGATCGACCAGGCCGACGGCCGGATCCGGATGGCCCCGCTGGCGGCGACGCTGATGATCTCCCGCAGCGGCGCGACCCGGCTGGTCGGCAAGCTGGAGGACAAGGACGGCTGGGTCGTCCGGACCACCTCGCCGGAGGACCGGCGGGCCACCTGGGCCGAGCTGACCGACGCCGGCCGGGCGGCGCTGCGCACCGCCGAACCCGTGGTCGATGCTGTGGTGGCGACGTTCTTCGCGGATCATGTTCCGGGTGAGGACCTTCGACGCACCTCCCGGATCCTGGCCGGCCTGGCCGACGCCAACCCGAACGACGACGGCTTCGACTGCGGCTTCTGA
- a CDS encoding LysR family transcriptional regulator — protein sequence MSVSLDLLRSFLAVHRAGSVTAAAESLGLSQPTVTAHLKALEAALGRPLFERQARGVHPTAAGDELARRIAEPIDVLQGLVTDELGEPAAATVHLGGPSDFLCDQVLPVLADRIAGGLQLRTRFGLPDDLLDALLAHHLDVVISSTRPRRPGLRVTPLYDETFALVAVPSWLPGAPVSSPEALRRIPLVAYGEEAPIIRRYWRSVFGTRLSRTADLVVPDLRGVLAAVRAGAGMSVLPTYLCEPALRSGELTLLADPELPPLNTLYAVIRADAGPRSAAGVVRDELIRRLSS from the coding sequence ATGAGCGTTTCTCTCGACCTGTTGCGCAGCTTCCTCGCCGTGCATCGGGCCGGGTCGGTCACGGCGGCGGCCGAGAGCCTCGGGCTGTCCCAGCCGACCGTGACCGCGCATCTCAAGGCGCTCGAGGCGGCGCTGGGCCGGCCGTTGTTCGAGCGGCAGGCGCGCGGGGTCCATCCGACCGCCGCCGGCGACGAACTGGCCCGCCGGATCGCCGAGCCGATCGACGTTCTGCAGGGCCTGGTCACCGACGAGCTGGGCGAGCCGGCCGCGGCGACGGTTCACCTCGGCGGGCCGTCCGACTTCCTCTGCGACCAGGTGCTGCCGGTCCTGGCCGATCGGATCGCCGGTGGACTGCAGCTGCGGACCCGCTTCGGCCTGCCCGACGATCTGCTCGACGCACTGCTCGCGCACCACCTGGACGTGGTGATCAGCTCGACCCGGCCGCGCCGGCCCGGGCTGCGGGTGACGCCCTTGTACGACGAGACGTTCGCTCTGGTCGCGGTACCGAGCTGGTTGCCTGGTGCCCCGGTGAGTTCCCCCGAGGCGCTGCGCCGGATCCCGCTGGTCGCGTACGGGGAGGAGGCGCCGATCATCCGGCGCTACTGGCGCAGCGTGTTCGGGACCAGGCTGAGCCGGACCGCCGATCTCGTCGTCCCGGACCTGCGCGGTGTGCTCGCCGCGGTCCGGGCCGGGGCCGGGATGAGCGTGCTGCCGACGTACCTGTGCGAGCCGGCCCTGCGTTCGGGCGAGCTCACCTTGCTCGCGGATCCGGAACTGCCGCCGCTGAACACGTTGTACGCCGTGATCCGGGCCGACGCCGGTCCGCGGAGTGCGGCCGGCGTGGTCCGGGACGAACTGATCAGGCGGCTTTCTTCTTAG
- a CDS encoding DUF1992 domain-containing protein, producing the protein MTERKPPGMTTQEWVQLQLKQADARGEFDNLAGAGKPLPKLADPHDPDWWVKDFIRREQIETEALLPLSVQLRKEKQRIGETVAKLRTETEVRDYLRDLNERIRIQVRDSTGAVVPVGPVDEDEVLELWRRDRPEPQSVQPRDPEPEAPRRRTLWQRLFSG; encoded by the coding sequence GTGACCGAGCGCAAGCCGCCCGGGATGACGACCCAGGAGTGGGTCCAGCTGCAGCTCAAGCAGGCCGATGCGCGCGGGGAGTTCGACAACCTCGCCGGTGCCGGGAAGCCGCTGCCGAAGCTGGCGGATCCGCATGATCCGGACTGGTGGGTCAAGGACTTCATCCGGCGCGAGCAGATCGAGACCGAAGCGCTGTTGCCGCTGTCGGTCCAGCTCCGCAAGGAGAAGCAGCGGATCGGCGAGACGGTCGCCAAGCTACGGACCGAGACCGAGGTTCGCGACTACCTGCGCGACCTGAACGAGCGGATCCGGATCCAGGTCCGCGACTCCACCGGCGCGGTGGTCCCGGTCGGTCCGGTCGACGAGGACGAGGTACTCGAACTGTGGCGCCGGGATCGTCCCGAGCCGCAGTCGGTCCAGCCGCGGGATCCCGAGCCGGAGGCGCCGCGCCGCCGTACTCTCTGGCAGCGACTGTTCAGCGGCTGA
- a CDS encoding aldehyde dehydrogenase family protein, with translation MSAAILSVIAGERVPNPVRTTDSTNPANTAEVVGEIGSAGPETFVAAAEAARHAQSGWAAVPAPRRGQVIANVGRLMTANKDRLAALVTQEIGKPLAEALGEVQEIIDTCDFFLGEGRRLYGQTVPSEMPDKQLFTFRRPVGTVAVITAGNFPVAVPSWYIVPALLCGNTVLWKPAEYSAVASDAFHQIFTRAGVPAGVFNLVYADGPDTFAGLEQALAAGLIDKVGFTGSSEVGRRVGELCGRHLQTPCLELGGKNPMVVTEDADLDLAVEGALFSGFGTAGQRCTSLGTVIVQESVHAEFVARFGAAVASAAMGDPREDVLFGPLLDEKFAAGFEKSLGWIAAHHRVIGAVGRVGADNPRAGFVGDPAAGLFYHPVIVDGVRSDDELFLNETFGPVVGITTYRELGEAIALGNKPGYGLSSSIYTTDPNKAFRFAQGISAGMVSVNNSTSGAEAHLPFGGNGKSGNGSRQSGVWVLDQFTRWQSMNWDYSGKLQKAQMDVETVEADLDFLLPSTGSAGRA, from the coding sequence GTGTCGGCTGCCATCCTGTCCGTGATCGCCGGGGAACGCGTCCCGAACCCGGTCCGCACCACCGACTCCACCAACCCCGCGAACACCGCCGAGGTGGTCGGCGAGATCGGGTCCGCCGGACCGGAGACCTTCGTCGCCGCGGCAGAGGCGGCACGGCACGCGCAGTCCGGCTGGGCAGCGGTCCCGGCTCCGCGGCGCGGCCAGGTGATCGCGAACGTCGGCCGGCTGATGACCGCGAACAAGGACCGCCTCGCCGCCCTGGTCACCCAGGAGATCGGCAAGCCACTCGCGGAGGCGCTCGGCGAGGTCCAGGAGATCATCGACACCTGCGACTTCTTCCTCGGCGAGGGCCGCCGGCTCTACGGCCAGACGGTGCCGTCGGAGATGCCGGACAAGCAGCTGTTCACGTTCCGCCGCCCGGTCGGCACCGTCGCGGTGATCACGGCCGGCAACTTCCCGGTCGCGGTTCCGTCCTGGTACATCGTCCCGGCCCTGCTCTGCGGCAACACGGTGCTGTGGAAGCCCGCGGAGTACTCGGCTGTGGCCTCCGACGCGTTCCACCAGATCTTCACCCGCGCGGGCGTCCCGGCCGGGGTCTTCAACCTCGTGTACGCCGACGGCCCGGACACGTTCGCCGGACTGGAGCAGGCCCTCGCGGCCGGGCTGATCGACAAGGTCGGGTTCACAGGGTCGAGCGAGGTCGGCCGCCGGGTCGGCGAGTTGTGCGGGCGGCACCTGCAGACCCCGTGCCTCGAGCTCGGCGGCAAGAACCCGATGGTGGTCACCGAGGACGCCGACCTCGACCTCGCCGTCGAGGGCGCGCTGTTCTCCGGATTCGGGACCGCGGGGCAGCGGTGTACGTCGCTGGGCACCGTGATCGTGCAGGAGTCGGTGCACGCGGAGTTCGTGGCGAGGTTCGGGGCCGCGGTGGCGTCGGCGGCGATGGGCGACCCGCGCGAGGACGTGCTGTTCGGGCCGTTGCTGGACGAGAAGTTCGCGGCCGGGTTCGAGAAGTCGCTCGGCTGGATCGCGGCCCACCACCGGGTGATCGGCGCCGTCGGCCGGGTCGGCGCGGACAACCCGCGGGCCGGGTTCGTCGGGGATCCGGCCGCCGGGCTCTTCTACCACCCGGTGATCGTCGACGGGGTCCGGTCCGACGACGAGCTGTTCCTCAACGAGACCTTCGGGCCGGTCGTCGGGATCACGACGTACCGCGAGCTCGGCGAAGCGATTGCGCTGGGCAACAAACCCGGGTACGGGCTGTCCAGCTCGATCTACACCACCGATCCGAACAAGGCGTTCCGGTTCGCGCAGGGGATCTCGGCCGGGATGGTGAGTGTGAACAACTCGACCTCGGGCGCCGAGGCGCATCTGCCGTTCGGCGGGAACGGGAAGTCGGGCAACGGCTCGCGGCAGAGCGGCGTGTGGGTGCTGGACCAGTTCACCCGCTGGCAGTCGATGAACTGGGACTACTCGGGCAAGCTGCAGAAGGCGCAGATGGACGTCGAGACGGTCGAGGCCGACCTGGACTTCCTGCTGCCGTCCACCGGATCAGCTGGTCGGGCCTGA
- a CDS encoding type 1 glutamine amidotransferase domain-containing protein, with protein sequence MTRVLIALTSHSQLGDTGRTTGFYAGEAAEPWAVFTAAGHQVELVSVAGGRPPVDGLDDTDETQRRFFAEADVAGTRTAAELTAADYDAIFFAGGHGTMWDFPGAKDLAELAAAIYERGGVVAAVCHGPSALVELTLSDGRHLVDGKNVAAFTNSEEAAVGLTDVVPFLLADALTERGAIHHPAPDFTEQVVVDGRLVTGQNPASAHRAATEVSRLLG encoded by the coding sequence ATGACACGCGTACTGATTGCCCTCACCAGTCACTCCCAGCTCGGCGACACCGGCCGGACGACCGGGTTCTACGCCGGCGAGGCCGCTGAACCGTGGGCGGTGTTCACCGCCGCCGGTCACCAGGTCGAGCTGGTCTCGGTCGCCGGCGGACGGCCGCCGGTCGACGGGCTGGACGACACCGACGAAACCCAGCGGCGCTTCTTCGCCGAGGCCGACGTGGCCGGCACCCGGACCGCGGCCGAGCTGACCGCCGCCGACTACGACGCGATCTTCTTCGCCGGTGGCCACGGCACGATGTGGGACTTCCCGGGCGCGAAGGACCTGGCCGAGCTGGCCGCCGCGATCTACGAACGCGGTGGCGTGGTCGCGGCCGTCTGCCACGGCCCGTCCGCGCTGGTGGAGCTCACCCTCTCCGACGGCCGGCACCTGGTCGACGGCAAGAACGTCGCCGCCTTCACGAACTCCGAGGAGGCTGCTGTCGGCCTCACCGACGTCGTCCCCTTCCTGCTCGCCGACGCGCTCACCGAACGGGGCGCGATCCATCACCCGGCCCCCGACTTCACCGAGCAGGTGGTCGTGGACGGCCGCCTGGTCACCGGGCAGAACCCGGCCTCCGCGCACCGCGCCGCCACCGAGGTGAGCAGGCTCCTCGGGTAA